In Burkholderiales bacterium, the following are encoded in one genomic region:
- a CDS encoding D-amino acid dehydrogenase, with protein MRIVVLGGGVIGVTAAWYLAADGHEVTLVDRQPGAALETTFANGGQISASYAEPWANPEAPLKVLKWLGQEDAPLLFRLRADWRQWRWGLEFLVECLPARTRHNTIQCLNLALYSRDALRELRKATGIAYDCLERGILQFYTDAKEFEHGVAAAALMREYGCDRVVRTPEECVAIEPALAQCRDRIAGGIFTASDETGDAQVFTVELAKLAAARGAAFHWNTTVEAIEAAGDAVSGVRVRDAGGATRTLAADAYVVALGSYSPFLLAPIGVPCGVYPAKGYSITLDIGAHRGAPVVSLTDLAWKIVLTRLGERLRVAGTAELNGWNTEMNERRCRALVERTFDLFPDAGERGSVAFWTGLRPATPSNVPLIGRTRRYRNLWLDTGHGTLGWTMACGSGRALADLIAGREAGVDFAFLGGRRSA; from the coding sequence ATGCGCATCGTCGTCCTCGGCGGCGGAGTGATCGGCGTCACGGCCGCGTGGTATCTCGCCGCCGACGGCCACGAAGTCACGCTCGTCGACCGGCAACCGGGCGCGGCGCTCGAGACCACGTTCGCGAACGGCGGCCAGATCTCGGCGTCCTACGCGGAGCCGTGGGCGAATCCCGAGGCGCCGCTCAAGGTGCTGAAGTGGCTCGGGCAGGAAGACGCGCCGCTCCTCTTCCGGCTGCGCGCCGACTGGCGGCAGTGGCGCTGGGGCCTCGAGTTCCTCGTCGAATGCCTGCCCGCGCGCACGCGGCACAACACGATCCAGTGCCTCAACCTCGCGCTCTACTCGCGCGATGCGCTGCGCGAACTGCGGAAGGCGACCGGCATCGCCTACGACTGCCTCGAGCGCGGCATCCTGCAGTTCTACACCGACGCGAAGGAGTTCGAGCACGGCGTCGCTGCGGCCGCGCTGATGCGCGAGTACGGCTGCGACCGGGTCGTGCGCACGCCCGAGGAGTGCGTCGCGATCGAGCCCGCGCTCGCGCAGTGCCGCGACCGCATCGCCGGCGGCATCTTCACCGCGTCCGACGAGACCGGCGACGCGCAGGTCTTCACCGTCGAACTCGCGAAGCTCGCGGCGGCGCGCGGCGCGGCCTTCCATTGGAACACCACGGTCGAGGCGATCGAGGCCGCCGGCGACGCGGTGTCCGGCGTGCGGGTCCGCGACGCCGGCGGCGCGACGCGCACGCTCGCGGCCGATGCGTACGTCGTCGCGCTGGGGAGTTACAGCCCGTTCCTGCTCGCCCCGATCGGCGTGCCCTGCGGCGTGTATCCCGCGAAAGGCTATTCGATCACGCTCGACATCGGCGCGCACCGGGGCGCGCCGGTCGTGTCGCTGACCGATCTCGCGTGGAAGATCGTGCTCACGCGCCTGGGCGAACGCCTGCGCGTGGCCGGCACCGCGGAGTTGAACGGCTGGAACACCGAGATGAACGAGCGCCGCTGCCGCGCGCTGGTCGAACGCACCTTCGACCTCTTTCCCGACGCGGGCGAACGCGGGTCCGTCGCCTTCTGGACCGGATTGCGTCCGGCCACGCCGTCGAACGTGCCGCTGATCGGGCGGACGCGCCGCTACCGCAACCTGTGGCTCGACACCGGCCACGGCACGCTCGGCTGGACGATGGCCTGCGGTTCGGGGCGCGCGCTGGCCGACCTGATCGCCGGACGCGAGGCCGGCGTCGATTTTGCTTTCCTCGGCGGACGCCGTTCCGCCTGA
- the gcvP gene encoding aminomethyl-transferring glycine dehydrogenase codes for MSDPIRTPTARPSLADLERRDAFVARHIGLSGDDERAMLATLGFASRAALIDAIVPSAIRAKAPLALPAPVAEHEALARLAAIAAKNRVLRSFIGQGYYGTITPGVVLRNVLENPAWYTAYTPYQPEISQGRLEALVNFQTMICELTGMAIANASMLDEATAAAEAMALALRVTKSASRTVYVADGVFAQTADVVRTRAEPMGVSVIVGPAQGAAAADAFAVLLQYPDANGEVTDLAAVAAAARARGAFVIVAADLLALTLLKPPGEWGADAVVGSAQRFGVPMGYGGPHAGFLATRDEIKRSMPGRLVGVTVDAHGDPAYRLALQTREQHIRREKATSNICTAQVLLAVIASMYAVYHGPDGLATIARRVHRLTAILKAGLERLGLAVRTRTFFDTLVVETGARTQAIHDAALAAGMNLRRIDHASVGVSLDETARAEDVERLWVVFAGGRASPKVAELDAGVADGYDAALARTSAYLTHPVFHRYRSETAMLRYLRRLADRDLALDRAMIPLGSCTMKLNATSEMMPVTWKAFAHLHPFAPSDQAEGYLEMIGDLERMLCAATGYDAVSLQPNAGSQGEYAGLLMIRAWHASRGESHRDVCLIPASAHGTNPASAQMAGMRVVVVACDEQGNVDLADLEAKAAKHARELAAIMVTYPSTHGVFEAGITRIIEIVHTHGGQVYVDGANLNALVGLAGPGAFGADVSHLNLHKTFCIPHGGGGPGAGPVACKAHLAPFLPGHRNMPPRAPGAGAPGKAIGAVSAAPFGSASILPIPWMYVTMMGGAGLTAATEAAILAANYLARRLAPHFPVLYSGPGGLVAHECIVDLRPLKAASGVEVEDVAKRLIDYGFHAPTMSFPVAGTLMIEPTESESKEELDRFVDAMVAIRAEIRDIEAGRRDRADNALKHAPHTAAAVGGDDWPHRYSRREAGWPSVAQEASKYWPPVGRVDNVYGDRNLFCTCIPVADADSSPAIGIADGGGRVPEPRPA; via the coding sequence ATGTCCGACCCCATCCGCACCCCGACCGCTCGGCCCTCGCTCGCCGACCTCGAACGCCGCGACGCCTTCGTCGCGCGCCACATCGGCCTCTCCGGCGACGACGAGCGCGCGATGCTCGCGACGCTGGGCTTCGCGTCCCGCGCGGCGCTGATCGACGCGATCGTGCCGTCCGCGATCCGCGCGAAGGCGCCGCTCGCGCTGCCCGCACCGGTGGCCGAGCACGAAGCGCTCGCGCGGCTTGCCGCGATCGCCGCGAAGAACCGCGTGCTGCGCTCGTTCATCGGGCAGGGCTACTACGGCACGATCACGCCGGGCGTCGTCCTGCGCAACGTGCTCGAGAATCCGGCGTGGTACACCGCCTACACGCCCTACCAGCCGGAGATCTCGCAGGGGCGCCTCGAGGCGCTCGTCAACTTCCAGACGATGATCTGCGAGTTGACCGGCATGGCGATCGCGAACGCGTCGATGCTGGACGAAGCGACCGCGGCGGCGGAAGCGATGGCGCTCGCGCTCCGCGTGACGAAGTCGGCGAGCCGGACCGTCTATGTCGCCGACGGCGTGTTCGCGCAGACGGCCGACGTCGTGCGCACCCGCGCGGAGCCGATGGGCGTCTCGGTGATCGTGGGACCCGCGCAGGGTGCGGCGGCCGCGGACGCCTTCGCGGTCCTCCTGCAATACCCGGACGCGAACGGCGAAGTCACGGACCTCGCGGCGGTGGCCGCCGCGGCCCGGGCGCGCGGCGCGTTCGTGATCGTGGCGGCCGATCTCCTCGCGCTCACGCTCCTGAAACCTCCGGGCGAATGGGGCGCCGACGCGGTCGTCGGCTCGGCCCAGCGCTTCGGCGTGCCGATGGGCTACGGCGGCCCGCACGCCGGCTTCCTCGCGACGCGCGACGAGATCAAGCGCTCGATGCCCGGCCGGCTCGTCGGCGTGACCGTCGACGCGCACGGCGACCCGGCCTACCGGCTCGCGCTGCAGACGCGCGAGCAGCACATCCGCCGCGAGAAGGCGACCTCGAACATCTGCACCGCGCAGGTGCTGCTCGCGGTGATCGCGAGCATGTACGCGGTCTACCACGGACCCGACGGGCTCGCGACGATCGCGCGGCGCGTGCACCGGTTGACCGCGATCCTGAAGGCGGGCCTCGAACGCCTCGGACTCGCGGTCCGTACGCGCACCTTCTTCGACACGCTGGTCGTCGAGACCGGCGCGCGGACGCAGGCGATCCACGACGCCGCGCTCGCCGCCGGCATGAACCTGCGGCGCATCGACCACGCGTCGGTCGGCGTCTCGCTCGACGAGACCGCGCGCGCGGAAGACGTCGAGCGGTTGTGGGTGGTGTTCGCGGGCGGTCGCGCGTCGCCGAAGGTCGCGGAACTCGACGCGGGCGTGGCCGACGGCTACGACGCCGCCCTCGCGCGCACGAGCGCGTACCTGACCCACCCGGTGTTCCACCGCTACCGCTCCGAGACCGCGATGCTGCGCTACCTGCGCCGCCTCGCCGACCGCGACCTCGCGCTCGACCGGGCGATGATCCCGCTGGGCTCGTGCACGATGAAGCTGAACGCGACCTCGGAGATGATGCCGGTCACCTGGAAGGCGTTCGCGCACCTGCACCCGTTCGCGCCTTCCGACCAGGCGGAGGGCTACCTCGAGATGATCGGCGACCTCGAGCGCATGCTGTGCGCCGCGACCGGCTACGACGCCGTCTCGCTGCAGCCGAACGCGGGATCGCAGGGCGAATACGCGGGACTGCTGATGATCCGCGCCTGGCACGCCTCGCGCGGCGAGTCGCACCGCGACGTCTGCCTGATCCCGGCCTCCGCCCACGGCACCAACCCCGCCTCTGCCCAGATGGCCGGCATGCGCGTGGTCGTCGTCGCCTGCGACGAGCAGGGCAACGTCGACCTCGCGGACCTCGAGGCGAAGGCCGCGAAGCACGCGCGCGAACTCGCGGCGATCATGGTGACCTATCCGTCGACGCACGGCGTGTTCGAGGCGGGCATCACGCGCATCATCGAGATCGTCCACACGCACGGCGGGCAGGTGTACGTCGACGGCGCGAACCTGAACGCGCTCGTCGGCCTCGCGGGGCCCGGAGCGTTCGGCGCCGACGTCTCGCACTTGAACCTGCACAAGACGTTCTGCATTCCGCACGGCGGCGGCGGTCCGGGCGCAGGTCCGGTCGCGTGCAAGGCGCACCTCGCGCCGTTCCTGCCGGGACACCGGAACATGCCGCCGCGGGCACCGGGGGCGGGTGCGCCGGGCAAGGCCATCGGCGCGGTGTCCGCGGCGCCTTTCGGCAGCGCGTCGATCCTGCCGATCCCGTGGATGTACGTGACGATGATGGGCGGCGCGGGCCTCACCGCGGCGACCGAAGCCGCGATCCTCGCGGCGAACTACCTCGCGCGGCGGCTCGCGCCGCACTTTCCCGTGCTCTACAGCGGGCCGGGCGGACTCGTCGCGCACGAGTGCATTGTCGACCTGCGCCCGCTCAAGGCCGCGTCCGGCGTCGAGGTGGAGGACGTGGCGAAGCGGCTGATCGACTACGGGTTCCACGCGCCGACGATGAGCTTCCCGGTCGCGGGCACGCTGATGATCGAGCCGACCGAGAGCGAATCGAAGGAGGAACTCGACCGCTTCGTCGACGCGATGGTCGCGATCCGCGCGGAGATCCGCGACATCGAGGCGGGCCGCCGCGACCGCGCCGACAACGCGCTCAAGCACGCGCCGCACACGGCAGCGGCGGTCGGCGGCGACGACTGGCCGCACCGGTACTCGCGCCGCGAGGCGGGCTGGCCGTCGGTCGCGCAGGAGGCGTCGAAGTACTGGCCGCCGGTCGGGCGCGTCGACAACGTCTACGGCGACCGCAACCTGTTCTGCACCTGCATTCCGGTGGCGGACGCCGACAGCTCCCCGGCGATCGGCATTGCCGACGGCGGCGGACGCGTGCCCGAGCCCCGGCCCGCCTGA
- the gcvH gene encoding glycine cleavage system protein GcvH has product MKIPAELRYTSSHEWLRRESDGTITIGITDHAQSQLGDLVFVELPAAGRKVAAGEACAVVESVKAASDVYAPVAGTVVAANDAVPAAPESVNQDAFAAWLFRIRPDDPAAMDALLDARGYQAVIGD; this is encoded by the coding sequence ATGAAGATCCCAGCGGAGTTGCGTTACACCTCGAGCCACGAGTGGCTACGCCGCGAGAGCGACGGCACGATCACGATCGGCATCACCGACCACGCGCAGTCGCAGCTGGGCGACCTCGTGTTCGTCGAACTGCCCGCCGCCGGACGCAAGGTCGCCGCCGGCGAAGCCTGCGCGGTGGTCGAGTCGGTCAAGGCGGCGTCCGACGTCTACGCGCCGGTCGCAGGCACCGTGGTCGCGGCGAACGACGCGGTGCCCGCTGCGCCGGAGTCCGTGAACCAGGATGCCTTCGCCGCCTGGCTCTTCCGCATCCGCCCGGACGATCCCGCCGCCATGGACGCGCTGCTCGACGCGCGCGGCTACCAGGCGGTGATCGGCGACTGA
- a CDS encoding GNAT family N-acetyltransferase, giving the protein MRALGPADLDVYRALRLRGLAEHPEAFTSDAAEETKKPRDALAQRLAADPARPHDAVFGAFEGATLVGTCGIDVDMRVKVRHKGHVFGLYVPAECAGRGIGRALVDAVIAHASASPGLRQLVLTVTAGNDAARRVYERAGFAVFGREPEAIRIGGRGHDKITMVLFLPAARAPRS; this is encoded by the coding sequence GTGCGCGCGCTCGGACCGGCCGATCTCGACGTGTACCGGGCGCTGCGCCTGCGCGGACTCGCCGAGCACCCCGAGGCGTTCACCTCCGATGCGGCCGAGGAGACGAAGAAACCGCGCGACGCGCTCGCGCAACGGCTCGCCGCCGACCCCGCGCGCCCGCACGACGCGGTGTTCGGCGCGTTCGAGGGCGCGACGCTCGTCGGCACCTGCGGCATCGACGTCGACATGCGCGTGAAGGTGCGCCACAAGGGGCACGTGTTCGGCCTGTACGTGCCCGCCGAGTGCGCGGGCCGCGGCATCGGCCGCGCGCTGGTCGACGCGGTGATCGCGCACGCGAGCGCGTCGCCCGGGCTGCGACAACTGGTGCTGACCGTGACCGCGGGCAACGACGCCGCGCGCCGCGTCTACGAGCGTGCCGGTTTCGCCGTGTTCGGCCGCGAGCCGGAAGCGATCCGCATCGGCGGGCGCGGCCACGACAAGATCACGATGGTGCTGTTCCTTCCTGCGGCGCGCGCGCCGCGTTCCTGA
- the gcvT gene encoding glycine cleavage system aminomethyltransferase GcvT has protein sequence MARTTPLHALHRAAGARMVDFGGFDMPLHYGSQIDEHHAVRRDAGMFDVSHMRVVEIEGRDARAFLRHALANNVDKLAVPGKALYSCMLADDGGVRDDLIVYFLRDDHFRLVVNAGTADADIAWLAKLRDRTAPGLVVRPRPDLAMIAVQGPNARAKAWQAIPGSEGPTSAQKPFSAAQAGEFFIARTGYTGEDGFEIVMPAARAESTWAALVDAGVKPCGLGARDTLRLEAGMNLYGQDMDLATSPLESGLAWTVDLASPRDFVGKAALARAQPARDLAGLLLLDSGGVLRAHQRVHSTHGAGEITSGTFSPTLARSIALARLPKAVAIGETVEVEVRDKRLRARVVKPPFVRNGQVKVDLA, from the coding sequence GTGGCCAGGACCACTCCGCTCCATGCCCTGCACCGCGCCGCCGGCGCGCGCATGGTCGACTTCGGCGGCTTCGACATGCCGCTCCACTACGGTTCGCAGATCGACGAGCACCACGCGGTGCGCCGCGACGCGGGCATGTTCGACGTGTCGCACATGCGCGTGGTCGAGATCGAAGGTCGCGACGCGCGCGCGTTCCTGCGCCACGCGCTCGCGAACAACGTCGACAAGCTCGCCGTTCCGGGCAAGGCGCTCTACAGTTGCATGCTCGCCGACGACGGCGGCGTGCGCGACGACCTCATCGTCTACTTCCTGCGCGACGACCACTTCCGCCTCGTCGTGAACGCGGGGACGGCGGACGCGGACATCGCGTGGCTCGCGAAGCTGCGCGACCGCACCGCACCGGGGCTCGTGGTCCGCCCGCGTCCCGACCTCGCGATGATCGCGGTCCAGGGCCCGAACGCCCGCGCGAAGGCGTGGCAGGCGATCCCCGGCAGCGAAGGCCCCACGTCGGCGCAGAAGCCCTTCTCCGCCGCGCAGGCGGGCGAGTTCTTCATCGCGCGCACCGGCTACACCGGCGAGGACGGGTTCGAGATCGTGATGCCCGCCGCGCGCGCGGAATCCACCTGGGCCGCGCTCGTCGATGCCGGCGTGAAACCCTGCGGACTGGGCGCGCGCGATACGCTGCGCCTCGAGGCGGGCATGAACCTGTACGGACAGGACATGGACCTCGCGACCTCGCCGCTCGAATCCGGCCTCGCGTGGACCGTCGACCTCGCGAGCCCGCGCGACTTCGTCGGCAAGGCGGCGCTCGCGCGCGCGCAACCCGCGCGCGACCTCGCGGGCCTCCTGCTCCTCGACTCCGGCGGCGTGTTGCGTGCTCACCAGCGCGTGCACAGTACGCACGGCGCCGGAGAGATCACCAGCGGAACCTTCAGTCCGACGCTCGCCCGCTCGATCGCGCTCGCGCGGCTGCCCAAGGCCGTCGCGATCGGCGAGACGGTCGAGGTCGAGGTGCGCGACAAGCGGCTGCGCGCGCGCGTCGTGAAGCCTCCGTTCGTGCGCAACGGCCAGGTGAAGGTCGACTTGGCATGA
- a CDS encoding c-type cytochrome, which translates to MKVSLLALAGIAAFAAGAAQADDDTLKMLQKAGCTACHSVDKKLVGPAYKDVAAKYKGDAGAAAKLAEKVKKGGSGVWGPVPMPPNAAVKDDDIKKMVAYILALKK; encoded by the coding sequence ATGAAGGTTTCGCTCCTCGCGCTGGCCGGCATCGCGGCGTTCGCGGCCGGCGCCGCGCAAGCCGACGACGACACGCTGAAGATGCTGCAGAAGGCCGGCTGCACCGCGTGCCACTCGGTGGACAAGAAGCTCGTCGGCCCGGCGTACAAGGACGTCGCGGCCAAGTACAAGGGCGACGCCGGCGCGGCTGCCAAGCTCGCCGAGAAGGTGAAGAAGGGCGGTTCGGGCGTCTGGGGCCCGGTCCCGATGCCGCCGAACGCGGCGGTCAAGGACGACGACATCAAGAAGATGGTCGCCTACATCCTGGCGCTGAAGAAGTAG
- a CDS encoding thioredoxin domain-containing protein — MNRLANASSPYLRQHAGNPVDWHEWGDEALALAKNLDRPILLSVGYAACHWCHVMAHESFEDPGVARAMNAHFVNIKVDREERPDLDRIYQTAHALLSQRSGGWPLTMFLTPEGAPYFGGTYFPREARHGLPGFLDLLPRIAAAYREQGAAIADQNARLVDAMRSLEPGAGGALPPGAPDAAFAALERSFDPVDGGFGRAPKFPHPAELDFCLHRYARTGDRDALAMVQTTLDRMADGGIHDQLAGGFCRYSVDGQWTIPHFEKMLYDNGALLALYAKAARVTGEARHAEVAHGIVAWLESEMFAQDGAFFASLDADSEGEEGRFYVWTPDEVRAVVAPEAWPIVERLFGLDGPPNFEGHAWHLRVVRPLDTVAHERAIDPVRARELLSQAKAALLARRATRVRPGTDDKVLTSWNALAVSGLATAARALDEPRYGVLATGALDALARTVWRDGRLHATRRGEEGALPAYLDDHAFLLEALVAAMRTRFRRADFDWAIALADALCDRFEDDGGGFWFTAHDHEALFHRTMPGHDNATPSGNGVAARALIALGHLAGEPRYLLAAERAVRRFAPSIGREPGGYSTLLRAAADLEHPPAIVVLAHGPDPASREAARRWARELARSDDAHALVFAPDPADAPGALVKGAPPTAGVRAWVCRAMTCAAPVETLDDVRALLETRCEP; from the coding sequence GTGAATCGCCTCGCCAACGCCTCCAGCCCCTACCTGCGCCAGCACGCCGGCAATCCGGTGGACTGGCACGAGTGGGGCGACGAGGCGCTCGCGCTCGCGAAGAACCTCGACCGGCCGATCCTGCTGTCGGTCGGCTACGCGGCGTGCCACTGGTGCCACGTGATGGCGCACGAGTCGTTCGAGGATCCCGGCGTCGCGCGCGCGATGAACGCGCACTTCGTCAACATCAAGGTCGACCGCGAAGAACGTCCCGACCTCGACCGCATCTACCAGACGGCGCACGCGCTGCTGTCGCAGCGTTCCGGCGGCTGGCCGCTCACGATGTTCCTGACGCCGGAGGGTGCGCCGTACTTCGGCGGCACCTACTTCCCGCGCGAGGCGCGCCACGGCCTGCCCGGTTTCCTCGACCTCCTGCCGCGCATCGCCGCCGCGTACCGCGAACAGGGCGCGGCGATCGCCGACCAGAACGCGCGCCTCGTCGACGCGATGCGCTCGCTCGAGCCGGGCGCGGGCGGTGCGCTGCCGCCCGGAGCGCCCGACGCGGCGTTCGCCGCGCTCGAGCGGAGCTTCGATCCGGTCGACGGCGGGTTCGGACGCGCGCCGAAGTTCCCGCATCCGGCCGAACTCGACTTCTGCCTGCACCGGTACGCGCGCACCGGCGACCGCGATGCCCTTGCGATGGTGCAGACCACGCTCGACCGCATGGCGGACGGGGGAATCCACGACCAGCTCGCCGGCGGATTCTGCCGCTACAGCGTCGACGGGCAGTGGACGATCCCGCACTTCGAGAAGATGCTCTACGACAACGGCGCGCTGCTCGCGCTCTACGCGAAAGCGGCGCGCGTCACCGGCGAGGCCCGCCACGCGGAGGTCGCGCACGGCATCGTCGCGTGGCTGGAGAGCGAGATGTTCGCGCAGGACGGCGCGTTCTTCGCCTCGCTCGACGCGGACAGCGAAGGCGAGGAAGGCCGGTTCTACGTCTGGACGCCCGATGAAGTCCGCGCCGTGGTCGCGCCCGAGGCCTGGCCGATCGTCGAACGCCTCTTCGGCCTCGACGGTCCGCCGAACTTCGAGGGGCACGCGTGGCACCTGCGCGTCGTCCGTCCGCTGGACACGGTTGCGCACGAACGCGCGATCGATCCCGTCCGCGCGCGCGAACTCCTGTCGCAGGCGAAGGCCGCGCTCCTCGCGCGGCGGGCGACGCGCGTGCGGCCGGGCACCGACGACAAGGTGCTCACGAGCTGGAACGCGCTCGCGGTCTCGGGTCTCGCCACCGCCGCGCGCGCGCTCGACGAACCGCGCTACGGCGTGCTCGCCACCGGCGCGCTCGACGCACTCGCACGCACCGTCTGGCGCGACGGGCGTCTTCACGCCACGCGCCGCGGCGAGGAAGGCGCGTTGCCGGCGTACCTCGACGACCACGCGTTCCTGCTCGAGGCCCTCGTCGCGGCGATGCGCACCCGATTTCGCCGCGCCGATTTCGACTGGGCGATCGCGCTCGCCGACGCGTTGTGCGACCGCTTCGAGGACGACGGCGGCGGCTTCTGGTTCACCGCGCACGACCACGAGGCGCTGTTCCATCGCACGATGCCCGGGCACGACAACGCGACACCGTCGGGCAACGGCGTCGCGGCGCGCGCGCTCATCGCGCTCGGGCACCTCGCCGGCGAGCCGCGCTACCTCCTCGCGGCGGAGCGCGCGGTGCGCCGCTTCGCGCCGTCGATCGGCCGCGAACCCGGCGGGTACTCGACGCTCCTGCGCGCCGCCGCCGATCTCGAGCATCCTCCCGCGATCGTCGTGCTCGCGCACGGACCCGATCCGGCGTCGCGCGAGGCGGCCCGGCGGTGGGCGCGTGAACTCGCGCGCAGCGACGACGCGCATGCGCTCGTGTTCGCGCCGGACCCCGCCGACGCACCGGGTGCGCTCGTCAAGGGCGCGCCGCCGACCGCGGGCGTGCGCGCGTGGGTCTGCCGCGCGATGACCTGTGCCGCCCCGGTGGAAACCCTGGACGACGTCAGGGCGTTGCTCGAAACCCGATGCGAGCCTTGA